In one Arachis duranensis cultivar V14167 chromosome 9, aradu.V14167.gnm2.J7QH, whole genome shotgun sequence genomic region, the following are encoded:
- the LOC107463743 gene encoding protein LURP-one-related 12, with protein MKEEFVVQEEYVSGEERNLTVLKTSRFFAGDGFTVYDCKGQLVFRVDSYGPDARDKDELVLMDPQGRCLLTVKRKRPSLHQRWEGFKGERIDGDKALLSMKRTSLIGRSRASVIVEVYDKPGVEYHIEGCFSQRCCKIYNAAKKLMAEIRRKVDSTTSVMLGKEVFSLYVKPGFDGALAMGLVLVLDQINGENYFESGTTESPVHPTTED; from the exons atgaaGGAAGAGTTTGTTGTGCAAGAAGAGTACGTTTCAGGAGAAGAGAGGAATCTGACGGTGCTGAAAACTTCACGGTTCTTCGCTGGCGATGGCTTCACCGTCTACGATTGCAAGGGCCAACTCGTTTTCCGAGTTGACTCTTACGGTCCTGATGCACGTGACAAGGATGAGCTCGTCCTCATGGATCCACAAGGTCGATGTCTTCTCACCGTTAAACGAAAG AGACCGAGTCTTCATCAACGATGGGAAGGTTTCAAAGGAGAAAGAATCGACGGCGATAAAGCATTGTTAAGTATGAAGAGAACATCTTTAATCGGACGGTCACGAGCGAGTGTTATAGTGGAGGTATACGATAAGCCCGGTGTGGAGTATCACATCGAAGGGTGCTTTTCGCAGCGTTGTTGCAAGATCTATAACGCAGCGAAGAAATTAATGGCTGAGATTCGTCGAAAGGTGGACTCCACCACAAGTGTTATGCTTGGGAAAGAAGTCTTCTCGCTTTACGTGAAGCCTGGATTTGATGGTGCACTTGCCATGGGATTGGTCTTGGTCCTTGATCAGATCAACGGTGAGAATTACTTTGAAAGTGGAACCACGGAGTCTCCGGTGCACCCTACTACAGAAGATTAA
- the LOC107463749 gene encoding pseudo histidine-containing phosphotransfer protein 6, protein MLGLGADLLWADMNRLLAFLFHQGVLDEQFLQLQQLQDETSPNFVSEVVNIYFHESEKLLRNLRGLLMEREFSDYKKMGIHLNQLMGSSSSIGAKRVTNVCLAFRAATDHSNRSGCLRALEMLEHEYCYLKNKLHELFQIEQQRALAAGVRYPVQNN, encoded by the exons ATGCTTGGTTTGGGTGCGGACCTCTTGTGGGCCGACATGAACCGTCTTCTTGCTTTTCTCTTTCACCAG GGAGTGTTGGATGAGCAATTCTTGCAGCTTCAGCAGTTGCAGGATGAGACGTCTCCAAACTTTGTCTCCGAAGTAGTGAACATTTACTTTCATGAATCGGAAAAGCTTCTAAGGAATCTGAGAGGGTTGTTAATGGAAAGAGAGTTTTCAGATTACAAGAAAATGGGAATCCATTTGAATCAGTTAATGGGAAGCAGCTCAAGCATTGGCGCCAAGAGAGTCACCAATGTTTGTCTTGCCTTTCGTGCTGCCACTGATCACAGTAACCGCTCTgg ATGTTTGCGAGCGCTGGAGATGCTTGAGCACGAATATTGCTATCTCAAGAACAAATTACATGAATTATTCCAA ATAGAACAGCAACGTGCATTGGCAGCAGGAGTGAGGTACCCGGTGCAGAATAATTAA